The genomic region GTGGTGAAGTAGTCGGACAGATCTAGCGCTGTTAAGACGGCATAGAGTCGAGAATCAAAATTAGATACAATCCCCAGTTGGATACCTAGCGTGTGCCATGCCTCTAGGGTAGGTCGCACATCAGGATACAGTACCCATGCTTCGGCACTAGCAAACACAGCGTAGAGGTCGGCGAAGAAGGCATCAAAATTGGCAAATTGCTCGAATACACCTGCTTGGGTGAAGGTTTGAGCTGCAATAGTTCGCCACCACTGATATTCTTGCTGGGGGATGTCGGTGATCGCTACCCCAGGAAATGCTGGCAGCGGACTGGCCCGGAAACTCTCACGAAACGATTGATTGAGAACGTGGGCCGGCACATCTACCCCGAACTGGCGAGCAACACGGCTATAGATGGCCCCTACGCTATC from Cyanobacteriota bacterium harbors:
- a CDS encoding HAD-IA family hydrolase; translation: MVHLASPDVIFLDAVGTLFGVRDSVGAIYSRVARQFGVDVPAHVLNQSFRESFRASPLPAFPGVAITDIPQQEYQWWRTIAAQTFTQAGVFEQFANFDAFFADLYAVFASAEAWVLYPDVRPTLEAWHTLGIQLGIVSNFDSRLYAVLTALDLSDYFTTVTISTLAGVAKPNSQIFAIALDKAGSPHRAWHIGDSYTDDYQGAIAAGLRGIWLQRYDDSVPVRSTPKEIAAHDQIHSLDELLVPTTE